A single region of the Deinococcus planocerae genome encodes:
- the pxpA gene encoding 5-oxoprolinase subunit PxpA, which produces MTSTLTIDLNADLGEGSPHEALVMPFVSSANIACGGHAGDEETMRGSLRLAARHGVSAGAHPGFPDREGFGRREMHFPPEEVTAFVREQIEALKAVAAREGVRLVHVKPHGMLYNMAVKDAELARAIAVAAKDSGLPLYFGLAGERSVMLDEAAALGLDAVGEGFADRGYAPDGSLWPRGQAGALLPHDKAVAQGVRLAREGVVTAVTGETVRVPARTLCLHGDGAEAADLARDLRAALEGAGVRVAAPGA; this is translated from the coding sequence ATGACCTCCACACTCACCATCGACCTCAACGCCGACCTCGGCGAGGGCAGCCCCCACGAGGCCCTCGTCATGCCCTTCGTGTCGAGCGCGAACATCGCCTGCGGGGGCCACGCGGGGGACGAGGAGACGATGCGGGGCAGCCTGCGCCTCGCCGCGAGGCACGGGGTCTCGGCGGGCGCCCACCCCGGTTTTCCCGACCGCGAGGGCTTCGGGCGGCGGGAGATGCACTTCCCCCCGGAGGAGGTGACTGCCTTCGTCCGCGAGCAGATTGAGGCGCTGAAGGCGGTGGCGGCGCGCGAGGGAGTCCGACTCGTTCACGTCAAGCCCCACGGGATGCTCTACAACATGGCGGTGAAGGACGCGGAACTGGCCCGCGCCATCGCCGTCGCCGCGAAGGACTCCGGCCTCCCCCTGTACTTCGGGCTGGCGGGCGAGCGGTCGGTGATGTTGGATGAGGCGGCGGCGCTGGGGCTGGACGCCGTAGGTGAAGGCTTCGCGGATCGAGGCTACGCGCCCGACGGTTCGCTGTGGCCGCGTGGGCAGGCTGGCGCTCTGCTTCCCCACGATAAGGCCGTCGCCCAAGGCGTCCGCCTCGCGCGGGAGGGCGTCGTCACGGCGGTGACGGGGGAGACGGTGCGCGTGCCCGCCCGGACCCTCTGCCTGCACGGGGACGGGGCGGAGGCGGCGGACCTCGCGCGGGACCTGCGGGCGGCGCTGGAGGGGGCGGGGGTCCGGGTGGCGGCGCCGGGAGCCTAG
- a CDS encoding AAA family ATPase → MTAPSPLTPLSPQAVTNAAARLRTLLFEVKKVIVGQDLLLERLLVALLARGHVLVEGVPGLAKTLAIKTTADAIGASFRRIQFTPDLVPADLIGTRIYNQKTGAFEVELGPVFANLILADEINRAPAKIQSALLEAMQERQVTIGTQTFLLPDPFLVLATQNPIESEGTYFLPEAQVDRFMFKVVVGYPGFHEEMTVVERVSSSFAPVGVQLSADELRELQRMADLVYVHPAVTEYAVTLARATRDPAAVRLPELGRSVAYGASPRASVNLILGAKALAVVRGREYALPEDVRDLAPEVLRHRVMLSYEGLAEEIKLEEMVGKLIAAVPLPRVHLGDPTGGSPPAVTGHGPA, encoded by the coding sequence ATGACCGCACCTTCCCCCCTCACCCCCCTGTCGCCCCAGGCGGTCACGAACGCCGCCGCCCGCCTCAGGACCCTGCTGTTCGAGGTCAAAAAGGTCATCGTGGGGCAGGACCTGCTCCTGGAGAGGCTGCTCGTCGCCCTGCTCGCGCGCGGGCACGTCCTCGTGGAGGGGGTGCCGGGCCTCGCCAAGACGCTGGCGATCAAGACGACCGCCGACGCCATCGGGGCCTCGTTCCGCCGCATCCAGTTCACCCCCGACCTCGTGCCCGCCGACCTGATCGGCACCCGCATCTACAACCAGAAGACGGGTGCGTTCGAGGTCGAACTCGGGCCGGTCTTCGCCAACCTGATCCTCGCCGACGAGATCAACCGCGCGCCCGCCAAGATCCAGTCCGCCCTGCTCGAAGCCATGCAGGAGCGGCAGGTCACCATCGGCACGCAGACCTTCCTCCTGCCCGATCCCTTCCTGGTGCTCGCCACCCAGAACCCCATCGAGTCGGAGGGCACGTACTTCCTGCCGGAGGCGCAGGTGGACCGCTTCATGTTCAAGGTGGTCGTGGGCTACCCCGGCTTCCACGAGGAGATGACGGTCGTGGAGCGGGTGTCGTCGTCCTTCGCGCCCGTGGGGGTGCAGCTTTCCGCCGACGAACTGCGCGAGTTGCAGCGGATGGCCGACCTCGTGTACGTGCACCCGGCGGTGACGGAGTACGCGGTGACCCTGGCGCGCGCCACCCGCGACCCGGCGGCGGTGCGGCTTCCCGAGCTGGGGCGGTCAGTCGCCTACGGGGCCAGCCCGCGGGCGAGCGTGAACCTGATCCTGGGCGCCAAGGCCCTCGCCGTCGTGCGCGGGCGGGAGTACGCCCTGCCCGAGGACGTGCGCGACCTCGCGCCGGAGGTCTTGCGCCACCGGGTGATGCTCTCGTACGAGGGGCTGGCCGAGGAGATCAAACTCGAGGAGATGGTGGGCAAGCTCATCGCCGCCGTGCCGCTGCCGCGTGTCCACCTCGGGGACCCGACGGGCGGCTCGCCCCCGGCTGTGACGGGCCATGGCCCTGCTTAG
- a CDS encoding VWA domain-containing protein gives MTFGYPALLWLLLLVPLAVWLLSAAARRRQGRARAYADPHLLGTVLRGGKRQRALIPLGLQLGALALLLFGAAQPVARPTLPVNKASVMIALDASRSMLADDVQPSRLEAGRTLARQFLELAPASTQIGLMTFSDNASVLVPPTTDRQEVLDALNRVKPAQATSFAGALVSGVRALPGREKAVPPRELVEGPGQAQAAPTPNPAPTPIDPQTLPPGAILLLSDGISNRGANPQIAARFASDHKVKLYAVALGTEGGAVSRVEGQLVFVPFDTRELSRLTQLTGGEFLFPPDPERLRGLFRDLGSAVRWEPSELGLGGPLAGVAALLLVIGGGLAVAWQRRVP, from the coding sequence ATGACCTTCGGCTATCCCGCGCTGCTGTGGCTGCTCTTGCTCGTGCCGCTGGCGGTGTGGCTTCTCTCGGCGGCGGCGCGCAGGCGTCAGGGCCGGGCCCGCGCCTACGCCGACCCGCACCTGCTCGGCACGGTGCTGCGGGGGGGGAAGCGGCAGCGGGCCCTGATTCCGCTGGGGCTGCAACTCGGGGCCCTCGCCCTGCTGCTCTTCGGGGCGGCGCAACCCGTCGCCCGGCCCACCCTGCCCGTGAACAAGGCGTCGGTGATGATCGCGCTCGACGCCTCGCGCTCCATGCTCGCCGACGACGTGCAGCCCTCGCGGCTGGAGGCGGGGCGCACGCTCGCGCGGCAGTTTCTCGAACTCGCCCCCGCCTCCACCCAGATCGGCCTGATGACGTTTTCCGACAACGCCTCGGTCCTCGTGCCGCCGACCACCGACCGCCAGGAGGTGCTCGACGCCCTGAACCGGGTCAAGCCCGCCCAGGCGACCTCCTTCGCGGGGGCGCTCGTGAGCGGCGTGCGGGCGCTGCCGGGCCGCGAGAAGGCGGTGCCGCCGCGCGAACTCGTCGAGGGGCCCGGTCAGGCCCAGGCCGCCCCCACTCCCAACCCGGCGCCCACCCCGATCGACCCTCAGACGCTGCCCCCGGGCGCAATCCTGCTCCTCTCGGACGGGATCTCGAACCGGGGAGCGAACCCCCAGATCGCGGCGCGTTTTGCCTCCGACCACAAGGTCAAGCTCTACGCGGTGGCCCTGGGAACCGAGGGGGGCGCGGTGAGCCGGGTGGAGGGGCAGCTCGTGTTCGTGCCGTTCGACACGCGCGAACTCAGCCGCCTGACGCAGCTCACGGGGGGCGAGTTTCTCTTCCCGCCCGATCCCGAGCGGCTGCGCGGGCTTTTCCGCGACCTCGGCTCGGCGGTGCGCTGGGAGCCGAGCGAGCTGGGGCTCGGCGGCCCGCTCGCGGGGGTGGCCGCCCTGCTGCTCGTGATCGGCGGCGGGCTGGCCGTGGCGTGGCAGAGGAGGGTGCCGTGA
- a CDS encoding DUF58 domain-containing protein produces the protein MALLSLRRRRGVTSPPRVHTHAPSRPPLEPPAQLLRRLEFRVVRRLDGFLFGDYRGLFYGPSLDLAEVREYQPGDEVRRIDWNVTARSGRLHVRQYREERELTAWLVIDTSPSMNFGTRRVLKRELAREFAGVASLVITRHGDKIGAITFGPGSGMAPPRGGRAQALAVMNLLSKGSPDAAPGPATDLATALTAVERTLRRRALVFVVSDFLETAQRGAGGWAGALGRLAQRHDVVAVRVSDPAERALPDVGGLRMRDPETGEELWLDTSDPGVRAAHARLVGERDQALKRALQSAQVDLLDLGTERDPVGPLLRFAAVRRGRRT, from the coding sequence ATGGCCCTGCTTAGCCTGCGGCGGCGCCGGGGGGTGACGAGTCCGCCTCGCGTCCACACCCACGCCCCGTCGCGCCCGCCGCTGGAACCGCCCGCCCAACTCCTGCGGCGGCTGGAGTTCCGGGTGGTGCGGCGGCTCGACGGCTTCCTCTTCGGGGACTACCGGGGCCTCTTTTACGGCCCCAGCCTCGACCTCGCTGAGGTGCGCGAGTACCAGCCGGGAGACGAGGTGCGGCGCATCGACTGGAACGTGACCGCGCGCAGCGGGCGGCTGCACGTCCGCCAGTACCGCGAGGAGCGCGAGCTGACCGCGTGGCTGGTCATCGACACCTCGCCCTCGATGAACTTCGGCACCCGGCGGGTCCTCAAGCGCGAGCTGGCGCGCGAGTTCGCGGGGGTGGCGTCTCTCGTGATCACCCGCCACGGGGATAAGATCGGCGCGATCACCTTCGGCCCCGGTTCGGGGATGGCGCCGCCGCGCGGGGGCCGCGCCCAGGCCCTCGCCGTGATGAACCTGCTGTCGAAGGGAAGCCCGGACGCCGCGCCCGGCCCCGCGACCGACCTCGCCACGGCCCTGACGGCGGTGGAGCGGACCCTGCGGCGGCGGGCGCTCGTCTTCGTGGTCTCGGACTTCCTGGAGACGGCGCAACGGGGCGCGGGGGGCTGGGCGGGGGCGCTCGGGCGGCTGGCCCAGCGGCACGACGTGGTGGCGGTGCGGGTGTCGGACCCCGCCGAGCGGGCGCTTCCCGACGTGGGCGGCCTGCGGATGCGCGACCCGGAGACGGGCGAGGAGCTGTGGCTCGACACCTCCGACCCGGGGGTGCGCGCGGCCCACGCCCGGCTGGTGGGCGAGCGCGACCAGGCACTCAAAAGGGCGCTGCAATCGGCGCAGGTGGACCTGCTCGACCTCGGCACCGAGCGTGACCCGGTGGGGCCCCTGCTGCGCTTCGCGGCGGTGAGAAGGGGGCGGCGCACATGA
- a CDS encoding nitrilase-related carbon-nitrogen hydrolase, giving the protein MTSPRQQPPQERPPQERHFRAVAVQPQWSAADFASAETFRTWMRSQLEMARPHLAPDRPNLVVLTELNGLPLVLRGVPLAVRTGTFERAALVLFLRWFPRVLPVLLRERVSPIRALQLALSAGNTRLYLETCRDLAREYGVYLCCGSTPLPRYRLKGRRLVREAGTLHNETVLLDPQGDLIGVAGKVHLTPAEEAGGVDLTPGPLEEMRVFPTPVGDLGVAISLDAFRADVIGQLEAGGCTVLLQPDANGAPWTAKEGLPPNPTNVRDQPVAWLESCWQVTTTSRSIRYAVNPMVVGNLLDLTFDGQSAITGRAEDAPEARSYVLTEPRPGFVALLPWVEEGLPERLRAAGLERAARSGHPWENRYRTGILHADLTLPPSEVPAPLQTEHERALAALLRGEATLTGSRPLWPWLALGVALLLAFRRKR; this is encoded by the coding sequence ATGACCTCCCCCCGGCAGCAGCCCCCTCAAGAGCGACCCCCCCAGGAACGACACTTCCGGGCCGTCGCCGTGCAGCCGCAGTGGAGCGCCGCCGACTTCGCCAGCGCCGAGACCTTTCGCACCTGGATGCGCTCGCAACTGGAGATGGCTCGCCCCCACCTCGCGCCGGACCGTCCCAACCTCGTCGTGCTCACCGAACTCAACGGGTTGCCCCTCGTGCTGCGCGGCGTGCCCCTCGCCGTCCGGACCGGGACCTTCGAGCGGGCGGCCCTCGTGCTGTTCCTGCGCTGGTTCCCCCGCGTGCTGCCCGTGCTGCTGCGCGAGCGGGTCTCGCCCATCCGCGCCCTGCAACTCGCGCTGAGCGCGGGAAACACCCGGCTCTACCTGGAGACCTGCCGCGACCTCGCCCGCGAGTACGGGGTGTACCTGTGCTGCGGCTCGACCCCCCTGCCCCGCTACCGGCTGAAAGGAAGGCGGCTCGTTCGTGAGGCGGGCACGCTGCACAACGAGACCGTGCTGCTCGACCCGCAGGGCGACCTGATCGGCGTGGCGGGCAAGGTGCACCTCACCCCCGCCGAGGAGGCCGGGGGCGTGGACCTGACGCCGGGGCCGCTGGAGGAAATGCGGGTCTTCCCCACCCCGGTCGGCGACCTCGGCGTGGCGATCAGCCTCGATGCCTTCCGGGCGGACGTGATCGGGCAGTTGGAGGCGGGCGGCTGCACCGTGTTGCTGCAACCCGACGCGAACGGCGCCCCCTGGACGGCCAAGGAGGGCCTTCCCCCCAACCCCACGAACGTGCGCGACCAGCCCGTCGCGTGGCTGGAGAGCTGCTGGCAGGTCACGACGACGAGCCGCTCCATCCGCTACGCCGTGAACCCGATGGTCGTAGGCAACCTCCTCGACCTCACCTTCGACGGACAGAGCGCGATCACGGGCCGGGCCGAGGACGCCCCCGAGGCGCGCTCGTACGTCCTGACCGAACCGCGTCCGGGGTTCGTCGCGCTGCTCCCCTGGGTGGAGGAGGGCCTCCCCGAGCGCCTGCGCGCCGCGGGGCTGGAGCGGGCCGCGCGCAGCGGCCACCCCTGGGAGAACCGTTACCGCACGGGCATTCTTCACGCCGACCTGACCCTGCCGCCGAGCGAGGTCCCCGCGCCGCTCCAGACGGAGCACGAGCGAGCCCTGGCCGCCCTCCTGCGGGGGGAGGCGACGCTGACGGGGAGCCGCCCGCTGTGGCCCTGGCTCGCGCTGGGCGTGGCCCTGCTCCTCGCCTTCCGGCGCAAGCGTTGA
- a CDS encoding biotin-dependent carboxyltransferase family protein: MVEPPSLTVERPGLLTTVQDAGRRARALGVPEGGAADPVARRLANALVENAAGAAGLEVTLGGPALRFHADALVSLCGAPFEARLDDGPFPLWRAVVVRAGQTLSIFGTPRGARAFLAVRGGLHGQEVFGSRSTDLRSRFGGLEGRALKAGDRLSWSVLPPVTPPHAFVGPDLHTPTGPDLTLRVLATPEATPDLLAALCGPTFTVSGQADRMGVRLGEVVPAPHDPTRVSLPNPPGAVQLPPDGRPILLLSDAGTHGGYTTPLVVARVDLPTLGQLRPGDRVRLRAVTLEAAHAALRRRERALRGVEAALSWWYKGA, encoded by the coding sequence ATGGTTGAGCCCCCCTCCCTGACCGTGGAGCGCCCCGGCCTCCTCACCACCGTGCAGGACGCGGGGCGGCGGGCGCGGGCCCTCGGCGTGCCGGAGGGGGGGGCCGCCGACCCGGTGGCGCGGCGGCTGGCGAACGCCCTCGTGGAGAACGCGGCGGGGGCGGCGGGGCTGGAGGTGACGCTGGGCGGGCCTGCCCTGCGGTTCCACGCGGACGCCCTCGTCTCGCTGTGCGGGGCCCCCTTCGAGGCGAGGTTGGACGACGGGCCCTTCCCCCTGTGGCGGGCCGTCGTCGTGCGGGCGGGGCAAACACTCTCCATCTTCGGCACCCCGCGGGGGGCGCGGGCCTTCCTCGCTGTGCGGGGGGGATTGCACGGGCAGGAGGTCTTCGGCAGCCGCTCGACCGACCTGCGCTCCAGGTTCGGCGGGTTGGAAGGGCGGGCGCTCAAGGCGGGGGACCGCCTCTCCTGGTCCGTCCTGCCGCCCGTCACGCCGCCCCACGCCTTCGTCGGCCCCGACCTCCACACACCGACCGGGCCGGACCTCACCCTGCGCGTCCTCGCCACCCCGGAGGCCACGCCTGACCTCCTCGCCGCCCTGTGCGGCCCCACCTTCACCGTGAGCGGGCAGGCCGACCGGATGGGCGTGCGCCTGGGCGAGGTCGTCCCAGCGCCGCACGACCCTACCCGCGTCAGCCTCCCCAACCCGCCCGGCGCGGTGCAGCTTCCGCCCGACGGTCGGCCCATCCTGCTCCTGAGTGACGCTGGGACCCACGGCGGCTACACCACCCCACTCGTCGTGGCGCGGGTGGACCTGCCCACGCTCGGCCAACTGCGGCCCGGCGACCGGGTGAGGCTGCGGGCCGTGACGCTGGAGGCGGCGCACGCGGCGCTGCGGCGGCGAGAACGGGCCCTGCGCGGGGTGGAGGCGGCCTTGAGCTGGTGGTACAAGGGGGCATGA
- a CDS encoding deoxyguanosinetriphosphate triphosphohydrolase, with product MLTRADLEEREARTLAPYATLSARSRGREYPEPESATRTAFQKDRDRILHTTAFRRLEAKTQVFLNARGDHYRTRLTHTLEVQQVARSVALTLGLNETLAETIALAHDLGHPPFGHAGERVLHALMEEHGEGFDHNTQARRIVTRLEDRYPDFPGLNLTLDTLDGLNKHDRAGQGPPSLEAQLVDAADALAYTAHDLDDGLRSGLITPAQLAELPLWQELLVRVPTTSPDLTERDRRTLHRELLGWLITDLTAASHAAITASGIGSAEDARAHTGPNGGRLITYSDPMRALLRETGVFLREHLYRHWRVEMQVEQATRMLSTLFSAFLARPSMLPLQARARAQEDGLPRAVCDFIAGMTDRYATETYAAITPPPAAPNWSR from the coding sequence ATGCTCACCCGCGCCGACCTGGAGGAGCGCGAGGCCCGGACGCTCGCCCCCTACGCCACCCTGAGCGCCCGGTCCCGCGGACGGGAGTACCCCGAGCCCGAGAGCGCGACTCGAACTGCCTTCCAGAAAGACCGCGACCGCATCCTGCACACGACGGCCTTTCGGCGCCTGGAGGCGAAGACCCAGGTCTTCCTCAACGCGCGGGGGGACCACTACCGCACCCGCCTCACGCACACGCTGGAGGTCCAGCAGGTCGCCCGTTCGGTGGCCCTGACGCTGGGGCTCAACGAGACGCTGGCGGAGACCATCGCCCTCGCGCACGACCTGGGGCACCCCCCTTTCGGGCACGCCGGGGAACGGGTGCTCCACGCGCTGATGGAGGAACACGGGGAGGGCTTCGACCACAACACCCAGGCCCGCCGCATCGTGACCCGGCTGGAGGACCGTTACCCGGACTTCCCGGGGCTCAATCTGACCCTGGACACCCTCGACGGCCTGAACAAGCACGACCGGGCGGGGCAGGGGCCGCCCAGCCTGGAGGCGCAACTCGTGGACGCCGCCGACGCGCTGGCCTACACCGCCCACGACCTCGACGACGGGCTGCGCAGCGGGCTGATCACCCCGGCCCAACTCGCCGAACTGCCGCTGTGGCAGGAACTTCTGGTGCGGGTGCCCACGACCTCGCCCGACCTGACCGAGCGCGACCGCCGCACCCTGCACCGCGAGTTGCTGGGCTGGCTGATCACGGACCTGACGGCGGCGAGCCACGCCGCGATCACCGCGAGCGGCATCGGGAGCGCCGAGGACGCCCGCGCGCACACCGGGCCGAACGGGGGGCGGCTGATCACCTACAGCGATCCCATGCGCGCCCTCTTGCGCGAGACGGGCGTCTTCCTGCGCGAGCACCTGTACCGCCACTGGCGGGTGGAGATGCAGGTCGAGCAGGCGACCCGGATGCTGAGCACCCTCTTCTCGGCGTTCCTGGCCCGGCCCTCCATGCTGCCGCTCCAGGCCCGCGCCCGGGCACAGGAGGACGGCCTGCCCCGCGCCGTGTGCGACTTCATCGCGGGGATGACGGACCGCTACGCGACGGAGACGTACGCGGCGATCACCCCTCCCCCGGCGGCGCCGAACTGGTCGAGGTAG
- a CDS encoding S9 family peptidase, which produces MSERIPLEALTALPTVAALTVAHSGEEVAFYADWTGRFELYVLNLRTRERRQVTNGEAPKGVRAGFVWSHDDTRILFSRDHDGDERQALFEVTVAPGQVRPLHHVPESMDYAVDAHPDGRRLLVNSTRGGQMNVHVYDLTREGEDAWTALTRQPNTTQAVAWSPDGTQVTLNTNESADLRNLDGYVMNADGGDLRRVLRVREGSRDGVGRWHPDGRRVAVTSDADGHGRVGLLTLESGEVRWLTPPDGLTEEEAGEFSPDGRWLSVIRNVESTLTPVLYDTETGEARELRLPPGLAYGTEFALGGTRLLFQYMTTTTRPEVLLYDLETDTPEVLLPAEYGGVDPADFVPGEYVRYPTEGGLHVPAILYRPRSVTPGERFPALVCVHGGPTAQFFRSFSAQLQFLADRGYVVLCPNVRGSTGYGVEWRDANLRDWGGRDLEDIAAGAEYLKTLDFVDPGRVGVFGGSYGGYLSYLAAVKKPDLFKVSVPIVGITDLHRLFEDNSRDMPQLGYYFRTLMGDPVEQAELWRERSPITHAANLKAHMFMMHGVNDPRCPVNQARGFRDALLAHGREEGRDFEYVEFGDEGHGAGDIAGRTRSYRLLADYLARRL; this is translated from the coding sequence ATGTCCGAACGCATCCCGCTGGAGGCCCTGACCGCCCTTCCCACCGTCGCGGCCCTGACCGTCGCGCACAGCGGGGAGGAGGTGGCCTTTTACGCCGACTGGACCGGGCGCTTCGAGCTGTACGTCCTGAACCTCCGCACCCGCGAGCGGCGTCAGGTGACGAACGGGGAGGCACCCAAGGGCGTCCGCGCGGGCTTCGTGTGGTCGCACGACGACACACGCATCCTCTTCAGCCGGGATCACGACGGCGACGAGCGGCAGGCCCTCTTCGAGGTGACGGTGGCGCCTGGGCAGGTGCGGCCCCTCCACCACGTCCCGGAGAGCATGGACTACGCGGTGGACGCCCACCCGGACGGACGGCGCCTCCTCGTCAACAGCACGCGGGGCGGGCAGATGAACGTGCACGTCTACGACCTGACCCGGGAGGGCGAGGACGCCTGGACGGCCCTCACCCGGCAACCCAACACCACCCAGGCGGTGGCCTGGAGCCCGGACGGCACGCAGGTGACGCTCAACACCAACGAGAGCGCCGACCTGCGCAACCTGGACGGCTACGTGATGAATGCGGACGGGGGCGACCTGCGCCGGGTCCTGCGGGTGCGCGAGGGCAGCCGGGACGGGGTGGGGCGCTGGCACCCGGATGGGCGGCGGGTGGCCGTCACCAGCGACGCGGACGGACACGGGCGGGTCGGCCTCCTCACCCTGGAGAGCGGCGAGGTACGCTGGCTCACGCCGCCGGACGGGCTCACCGAGGAGGAGGCTGGGGAGTTCTCCCCCGATGGCCGCTGGCTGAGCGTGATCCGCAACGTGGAGAGCACCCTGACGCCCGTCCTGTACGACACGGAGACCGGAGAGGCCCGCGAGCTGAGGCTGCCCCCCGGCCTCGCCTACGGCACGGAGTTCGCGCTGGGCGGCACGCGACTGCTCTTTCAATACATGACGACCACCACCCGCCCGGAGGTGCTGCTGTACGACCTGGAGACCGACACCCCCGAGGTCCTGCTGCCCGCCGAGTACGGCGGGGTGGACCCGGCGGACTTCGTGCCCGGCGAGTACGTGCGCTACCCCACCGAAGGCGGCCTGCACGTTCCCGCCATCCTCTACCGGCCCCGGTCGGTCACCCCCGGCGAACGGTTCCCGGCGCTGGTCTGCGTGCACGGCGGCCCCACCGCGCAGTTTTTCCGCTCCTTCAGCGCGCAGCTCCAGTTTCTCGCCGACCGGGGGTACGTGGTGCTGTGCCCCAACGTGCGCGGCTCGACCGGGTACGGGGTGGAGTGGCGCGACGCCAACCTGCGGGACTGGGGCGGGCGCGACCTGGAGGACATAGCTGCCGGGGCCGAGTACCTGAAGACCCTCGACTTCGTGGACCCGGGGCGCGTCGGCGTCTTCGGCGGCAGCTACGGCGGATATCTCTCGTACCTCGCGGCGGTGAAGAAGCCCGACCTGTTCAAGGTCAGCGTGCCCATCGTCGGGATCACCGACCTGCACCGGCTGTTTGAAGACAACAGCCGCGACATGCCGCAACTCGGCTACTACTTCCGCACGCTGATGGGTGACCCGGTGGAGCAGGCCGAGCTGTGGCGCGAGCGCAGCCCGATCACGCACGCGGCGAACCTGAAGGCCCACATGTTCATGATGCACGGCGTCAACGACCCCCGCTGTCCGGTCAACCAGGCCCGGGGCTTCCGGGACGCGCTGCTCGCCCACGGACGGGAGGAGGGACGCGACTTCGAGTACGTGGAGTTCGGCGACGAGGGCCACGGGGCGGGCGACATCGCCGGGCGGACCCGCAGCTACCGCCTGCTGGCCGATTACCTCGCCCGGCGGCTGTGA
- a CDS encoding 5-oxoprolinase subunit B family protein codes for MPPSLAGAAWDDGRMSEEGRTTPPEITPLGDAALVVRSPLARELLADLMARPLPGVREAVPALRVLTVLYDPLTTTPQVLTANLAARLGGLTGQAGGKGRTLALPVTFDGPDLAWCAGRVGLSVTEFVRAVCAAPLEVAFLGFTPGFAFLTGLPEELKMPRLDTPRERVPAGSVALGGPWAGVYPRETPGGWRIVGRTDAVLFDVNRAEPVAWRAGDRVTFVDVTDG; via the coding sequence ATGCCGCCCAGCCTAGCGGGGGCCGCGTGGGATGATGGGCGCATGTCGGAGGAGGGGAGGACCACGCCGCCCGAAATCACCCCGCTCGGCGACGCCGCGCTCGTCGTGCGCTCGCCCCTCGCCCGGGAACTGCTCGCCGACCTCATGGCCCGGCCCCTCCCCGGCGTGCGGGAGGCGGTCCCCGCCCTCCGTGTGCTGACCGTCCTGTACGACCCGCTGACGACCACGCCGCAGGTCCTGACCGCAAACCTCGCCGCGCGGCTGGGCGGGCTGACGGGGCAGGCGGGCGGCAAGGGACGGACCCTCGCCCTCCCCGTCACCTTCGACGGCCCCGACCTCGCGTGGTGCGCCGGGCGGGTGGGGTTGAGCGTGACCGAGTTCGTCCGGGCCGTGTGCGCCGCCCCGCTGGAGGTCGCCTTCCTGGGCTTCACCCCCGGTTTCGCCTTCCTGACGGGACTGCCGGAGGAACTGAAGATGCCCCGGCTGGACACCCCCCGCGAGCGCGTCCCGGCGGGCAGCGTCGCGCTCGGCGGTCCCTGGGCGGGCGTGTACCCGCGCGAGACGCCCGGCGGGTGGCGGATCGTCGGGCGGACGGACGCCGTGCTCTTCGACGTGAACCGGGCTGAGCCGGTCGCGTGGCGCGCGGGCGACCGGGTGACGTTCGTGGACGTGACGGATGGTTGA
- a CDS encoding VWA domain-containing protein, translated as MSFIWPWALAALALLPLLVWLYLRGLGRPAAAAALHPDLRLLAQARGRPRPLRRHLPAALYLGALSLALVALARPTAPLPLPDDRTAIMLTMDVSRSMEAEDIKPSRFFAAQEAARNFVRSLPQGVRVGLASFAGYAVLNTPPTTRHEQVLVAIDGLGLARRTAIGDGLLESLRALPERGPEVTNTRDLPAAAIVLLSDGRNNSGSDPLEAAAEAKRLGVKVYTVGLGTENGDPGMGGWGGFWGGFDAETLKQIASTTGGRYFEARSAGELNSIYRDLGRSLGWTVQPREVSGFVAALAGLMLLSSLGVSELLTRRIL; from the coding sequence ATGAGCTTCATCTGGCCCTGGGCCCTGGCCGCGCTGGCGCTGCTGCCCCTCCTCGTGTGGCTGTATCTGCGGGGGCTGGGGCGGCCCGCGGCGGCGGCGGCGCTGCACCCCGACCTGCGGCTGCTCGCCCAGGCGCGGGGGCGGCCCCGGCCCTTGCGGCGCCACCTGCCCGCCGCGCTGTACCTGGGGGCGCTGAGCCTGGCGCTCGTGGCGCTGGCCCGGCCCACCGCGCCCCTGCCGCTGCCCGACGACCGCACGGCGATCATGCTGACGATGGACGTGTCGCGCTCGATGGAGGCCGAGGACATCAAGCCCAGCCGTTTTTTCGCCGCGCAGGAGGCGGCGCGCAACTTCGTGCGGTCGCTGCCGCAGGGGGTGCGGGTGGGGCTGGCGTCGTTCGCCGGGTACGCGGTCCTCAACACGCCGCCCACCACCCGCCACGAGCAGGTGCTCGTCGCCATCGACGGGCTGGGGCTGGCCCGGCGCACCGCCATCGGCGACGGGCTGCTGGAGTCGCTGCGCGCGCTGCCGGAGCGCGGCCCGGAGGTGACGAACACCCGGGACCTGCCCGCGGCGGCCATCGTGCTGCTCTCCGACGGGCGCAACAACAGCGGCTCGGACCCCCTGGAGGCGGCAGCCGAGGCGAAGCGGCTGGGGGTCAAGGTCTACACCGTGGGCCTGGGCACCGAGAACGGCGACCCCGGCATGGGCGGCTGGGGCGGCTTCTGGGGCGGTTTCGACGCCGAGACCCTCAAGCAGATCGCCTCCACCACGGGCGGGCGCTACTTCGAGGCCCGGTCGGCGGGCGAACTCAACTCGATCTACCGCGACCTGGGCCGTTCGCTGGGCTGGACCGTGCAGCCGCGCGAGGTCTCGGGCTTCGTCGCCGCCCTCGCGGGCCTGATGCTCCTGAGCAGCCTGGGGGTGTCGGAACTGCTCACCCGCCGCATCCTGTAA